The Candidatus Omnitrophota bacterium region GAAATTGAGCTCTTCCTGCGCAAGTAGCTTATAGGGAGGTTCTTACGGCCCGTGGAGTTCAGCAGACGCTAAGAACCGTCCCTGACTCAGCCTGCAAGTCAAACCGCAAGGCCAAGATTCTTCAGCACAACTTCAACAGATCCCGACTTATTCAACGAGTAGAAATGCAGGCCCGGGCATCCAAAATCGAGGAGACCTTGCGCCTGTTCGGTGGCAAGTTCGATTCCGTATTCCGTGGCAGCCGCCTCATCCTCCTTGAGTCTCTCGAGCCGGGCTGAGACCTTGTCCGGAATCGTGGATTTACAGATAGCTGTGAATCGCTGCACTTGATCCCGGGAAAGAATGGGCAAAATCCCAGGGACAATCGGCACTTTAATGCCGGCCTTGCGCGCGGCATCGTGGAATTCATAAAAGTGGGCGTTATCAAAAAAAAGTTGGGTCACAATCACGCTGGCTCCGGCATCGACCTTTTTCTTAAGATAGGCAATATCGCTCCGGCGGTCCGGGGACTCCGGGTGGAGCTCCGGAAAACCGGCTACGGCGATGGAAAAGTAATGATAGCTCGCAGCAGCCTCAACCAAATCCGCAGCATAGTGAAACCCATCCGCATGCGCACTAAACTCCTTTTCACCTTTGGGAGGATCCCCGCGCAAAGCCATGATATTGGGAATCTCCTTGTCTCTGAGAAACTCCAGGTTCGAATGAATCTCCTCTTTGGACTGGCCCACCACAGTCAGATGACATACGGTCTCTAAAGCCAGGCGATTCTTCAGTTGATCCACCAGATCCAGCGTAAGGTCCCGCGTGCTCCCCGCAGCGCCATAGGTAACAGAAAAGAAGGCCGGGTCAAAAAGACGCAAACGATCCACCTGCTTCCACAAAGCCTCCAGGCCCTGAGGCGTTTTTGGGGGGAAAAGTTCAATGGAGATATCGGGTTTATTGGATTGGTAAAGCTGTTCGAGCTTCATCGCCCTGGCTACTCCGCAGCAGGTTCTTCATCGGCGCCGTAAAGAGATTCCATGAATCCTACCAGCCACTTATGCACATTGTTGCGGCGAATCTCGGAGCGCAAAAGGGTCATGCGTTTAGATTGTTCTTCCGGATCCATAGTGAGGGCCTGATACAAGGCCTCCGCCGTACCCTCCAAGTGATACGGATTGACCGCCAACGCACCCTTAGACAAAGCATCGGCCGCACCGGTGAACTCACTCAAAACAAGCACACCCCGGTTATCCACACGGGCAGCGCAGTATTCCTTGGCCACGAGATTCATGCCATCGCGCAACGGTGTTACCAGGCAAACTTCGCAAGCCAGGTAATGGGCCAAGAGCTCCTCACGATCCAAAGCGCGAAACATGTAGTGGATAGGCACCCAGCCGTGGCGGGCAAACCTGCCGTTAATGCGCCCGGCCAAACCCTCCAGCAAACCCTTTAGATTCTGGTAGCCCGGCACACGGGTACGGCTGGGCACAACCACTTGCAAGAGGGACACTTTACCGTGCAGCTCCGGATGCTGTTCGAGCATCTTCTCAAAAGCATGGTATCTTTCGGGAATGCCCTTTGTGTAATCCAGGCGATCAAGACCCAGAATAAGTTTGCTCGCACTCACTTCCTGCCGGATCTTTTCCGCCCATTCTTTGATCTTGGGTGTGTCTGCGGCATCATTAAACTCCGCAAAATCAATACTGATAGGGTTGTGCCAAGCCCGTGTGATGCGTCCGGCATGGCGAATAATCCGTTGCCTGCCCTTGCGTGTAATCTCAGATCCCGGAACCAGGGCGCCCACACAACGCCGGAAGTTACGCC contains the following coding sequences:
- a CDS encoding trehalose-6-phosphate synthase, with protein sequence MTTLEKRLVVVSNRLPIVVTREGESWEIRSGSGGLVTALVPVMSANRGLWIGWSGVEEEGAPVEALLKEYSQKQTYDIRPVLLSPDEASKFYRGFSNETLWPLFHDLLGQCKFESDAWDAYVNANRHFAETIAESLRPDDVVWIHDYQLLLVGRQLRQLGVTQPIGFFLHTPFPSQDLIARLPWKRELMSALLDYSVVGFQTLRDRRNFRRCVGALVPGSEITRKGRQRIIRHAGRITRAWHNPISIDFAEFNDAADTPKIKEWAEKIRQEVSASKLILGLDRLDYTKGIPERYHAFEKMLEQHPELHGKVSLLQVVVPSRTRVPGYQNLKGLLEGLAGRINGRFARHGWVPIHYMFRALDREELLAHYLACEVCLVTPLRDGMNLVAKEYCAARVDNRGVLVLSEFTGAADALSKGALAVNPYHLEGTAEALYQALTMDPEEQSKRMTLLRSEIRRNNVHKWLVGFMESLYGADEEPAAE
- the metF gene encoding methylenetetrahydrofolate reductase [NAD(P)H], which codes for MKLEQLYQSNKPDISIELFPPKTPQGLEALWKQVDRLRLFDPAFFSVTYGAAGSTRDLTLDLVDQLKNRLALETVCHLTVVGQSKEEIHSNLEFLRDKEIPNIMALRGDPPKGEKEFSAHADGFHYAADLVEAAASYHYFSIAVAGFPELHPESPDRRSDIAYLKKKVDAGASVIVTQLFFDNAHFYEFHDAARKAGIKVPIVPGILPILSRDQVQRFTAICKSTIPDKVSARLERLKEDEAAATEYGIELATEQAQGLLDFGCPGLHFYSLNKSGSVEVVLKNLGLAV